In Clostridium omnivorum, the DNA window ACATTGAGATTATGGAGGAATTATGAAGTTTTAAGAAGCTTTTATTGTTTTACTTATTTTTGCATTTGTAATATTCAATTCAGTTGTTTATTTCATTTACGTAATATTTTATTTTCTTTACTTACCTCAATCTTCATAAAATCAACATATCTATTTTATATAATTTTTTCTATAAGTAGATATAGGGAGGAAATTTATGAGTATTAAGAATGAAAAAATTAAAGTATATGAAATGACCTGTACCTCTTGCGAAAATAGAGTTGAAAAAGCCGTAAAAAAGTTAGAAGGCGTATTCAATGCCAAAGCAAGTTATAGTGAACAATTTGTTGAAGTTGAATATGATAACGAATTATGCAGCACAAGCAAAATTAAAGCCGCAATAAATAATGCTGGCTATAGTACCCAGAGTTCAAATGATTATAAATTCATGGGAATCCTTATAATAGTTGCTGCAATAATACTCCTAGGTTTAAAAACTAGCGGCTTTGACATGGAAGCAAAGCTTACTAATGCTTCCTATGCAGTTCTTTTTGTAGTAGGAGTTCTTACATCAATACACTGCGTAGGCATGTGCGGGGGAATTATGCTTTCTCAAAGCTTATCAAAAGAAAGTAATAATAAGCTTGAAGCTATTAAACCATCGCTTTTATATAACTTAGGTAGAGTTATATCCTATACTATTTTAGGCGGTATAGTTGGTGCTCTTGGTTCAGTATTTTCCCTTTCAATAACTGCTAAAGCCATAATGCAAATACTTGCTGGAGCCTTTATGATTATAATGGGCTTTAACATGGCTGGCTTTAGTGCCTTTAGAAAGTTCAGTATAAAGCTGCCTCATTCTGTATGTAGAGTAAAAAATAAATCTGGTTCTCCTTTAATTGTGGGACTTTTAAATGGACTTATGCCATGCGGTCCTCTTCAAACAATGCAGCTTTTTGCTCTTGGAACAGGAAGTGCAGCTAAAGGTGCTTTATCAATGTTTGTTTTTTCTATAGGAACAGTACCTCTTATGCTTACCTTTGGTGCTTTATCAGGCCTTTTAAGCAAAGGCTACACTAAAAAGATACTAAAATTTAGCGGAGTACTTATCATTGTACTAGGATTAATTATGGGAAATAGAGGCTTTGCCTTAGCTGGTGTAAATGTTAATCCACTATCAGCTCTATCTAAAGGTTCAAGCTCCGTATTAGGTGGAGGTACTAGTGCAAATGTTGCTAAAGCTACCATTAAGGATGGAGTTCAAATTATAAACATGACCGCTGACAATAATGGATATACCCCTAATGCTTTTTATGTTCAAAAGGGAATCCCCGTAAAGTGGGTAATCGACGGAAAACAAATTAACTCCTGCAATAATGCAGTTGTTGCTCAATCCTTAAATATACAAAAAAAATTAAAAAGCGGTGAAAATATTATAGAATTTACTCCTGGAGATAAAGATATTAATTTTAGCTGCTGGATGGGTATGATACGTGGTGTAATAAAGGTTGTTGATAAACTAGATACCGTAGATACATCAAAATCTGATCCATCTTTACCACCAGCTAGTACAGGTCCAAGCTGTTGTGCAGGTCCTGTAGCAGATGGGTCAAGCTCTGGTTCCGGTTCTGGCACTACTAGTCAATCAAGTATTTATGGCAACGATATATCAAAAGTTCCTACAGGTACTTTAGTAAACATAGCTCTAAAACTTGGCAATAATTACAATGCCAAATTCAAAGGGACTGGCTATGAGCTACAGCCATTAATCGTTGTAACAGGAAATAGTACTAAGACAAAGCTTACATTCGATTTAAGTGCTTTTGATAATGCTGAAGGAAAATATTCAATTGTAGATGCCACAACAGGAGAAGAGTTGTCCTCCTTTAATGGAAAAAAAGGTATAAATGAAGTTGAATTTAGTCCTAAAAAAGTTGGTGGATATGCTATTGTTAAAGATAATGGAGCTCTAGGTATAATTGAGGTAGTTGATAATTTGAAAAATGCTGATATAGAAAAAATCAGAAATAAATATCTCAATCAGCAATAACTTAATAAAATATTTAAAAAAAGAGAAGTGCTTATAAGCCTTCTCTTTTTTTACTTAACATTCTGTTTTATTTTTATATTAATACATACAGAAATTATAAATTGTAATCTTTCATAAAATCTACATAACTTTATTGTATACTGATTATAGCCAACAGATAATAATACACATAATTCATAATTCACATAATTCATAATTCACAATTCACAAAATGACATTTAATTTAAGTTAGTTCTTAAATAATATTAAGTGAGGTGATAGCATTATCTAAATAATCTATAAGGTTTAATTTATTAATGCCTATTACATCTTTAACAAGGTTAATGTATATACTCTTAATCAATTGTTACGTTACAAAATAATGGTCTATCTCAAAGATAATTTGAGATAGACCATTATTTTAATTATAACGTATAAGTAGATTTTAATTTAACTTTATCTAGAAAATTGATTATTTATTTAATAAACTTACATTGTCTCTCATTTCTTCAATGGACATTGCTCCAACTTTTTTATAAACTATATTACCTTCTTTATCTATAAAAAAAGAAGTTGGTATGGAAACAATATTGTATTTTATAGCAACAGCCTGGTCAGAATCTAATAAAATGTTAAAATTATACTTATTTTTATCAATAAAAGATTTTACAGTTTGTGTATCTTCTCCTAAATTTATACCTAAAATAACTAGGTCAGAATCTTTATTTTCCTGATATAATTTTTCTATGTCAGGCATTTCAGCTCTACAAGGAGGACACCATGTTGCCCAAAAGTTTAACAACACTTTTTTACCTTTAAAATCGCTTAGCGAAACATTTTTACCGTTCAGATCCTTTAATTTAAAATCAATGGCTTTTTCTTTGGTTATGGTTTCTTGGTTTTTTTTATTTATGCTATTTTTTGAATCTTTAACAGATAAAATGCTATTACTAACCGAAGTATTGGAGCCAGTTGTTTTATTCTTATTATAACTTATTACAGTATAAACGCTTATACCGAATAATATAATAATTGCTAAAGTGAAAGCATATTTTTTCATAATATTCTCCTCATTTTAAAGCATTCTTATATTTTGAAACTATTAGCTTTTATTATAAATATAAATAATACTATTATTAAAAATTGAAAAAGTATAGATACGTACTTAATATGTTAACTGTATTTGTAAATACCATAATTCCCATAATTATAAGTAATAAACCACTAATAGCTGAAATAACAGGAGTATATTTTATTATTTTAGTTTTATATATCATAAACCTATCTATTGCCATTGCCGTAAGCATAAAAGGTACTGCTAATCCTAGTGAATAAATACATAAAAGTAATATACCTTTATAGATAGTATCTAAACTGCTGGAATAAATCAATATTGAAGATAATATAGGACCAACACATGGAGTCCATCCTGCTGCAAAAGACATTCCCATAATTATCGAACTAATTTTTTTATTAAAGAAGTTAAAATGCAAAAATTTTTTTTCATAATAAAATAATTTTATTTTCATTATACCTGTGATATGGAATCCAAAAATAACCATTAGGGCTCCACCTATTTTTCTAAAAAAACTTTGATTTTTAATTAATACTTTGGTTAAAGTAGTAGCAGATGCCCCCATAATAATAAAAACAATGGAAAAGCCTAAGACAAATCCTAAAGCTTTATAAAAAGTATACAATTTTGATTCAGCAACTTTATTATCATTTATAGCAGCTCCAGTGAGGTAGCTTATATAAGCTGGTACTAGTGGCAGTACACATGGAGATAAAAAAGAAAGTAGGCCAGCTGAAAAGGCTAAGATTAATGAAATATCACTCAGTTAAACCACCTCCATTATATAGCTAGTGTAAACATTAAAGAGCCTTGATAAAATTTATTCAAGGCTCTTTTAATTAATATTATAGTGTTTCTATTCCTACAACTTCATAACCTGCATCATCTATAGCTGCCTTTATTTTTTCATCATCCACTTCATGAGCAAGCTCAACAATCGCATTCTTTCCTGCTAGGTCAACATTTACAGATTTTACTCCGCATATTTCCTTTAAAGCCTCAGTAACATGATTAACACAATGTCCACAGCTCATTCCTTCAATTAATATTTTCTTTTCCATTATTAATTCCTCCTATATGAAATTATATATAAATATTTATATATTTACTTAATTGGTTTAAATCCTTTAAGTCTTAATGCATTTAATAGAACTGAAACTGAACTAAAACTCATTGCCGTTGCTGCAATTATTGGATTTAGAAGCGGTCCACCAAATATATAAAGAACTCCCATTGCTACTGGTATTCCTAGTGTATTGTAGCCAAAGGCCCAAAATAGATTCTCTTTAATATTTTTTATAGTTTTTTTACTTAATTGGATGGCTGTTGGTACATCCATTAGGTCACTTCTCATAAGAACAATATCTGCAGATTCCATAGCCACATCTGTACCTGATCCTATAGCTATACCAATATCAGCTTGTGCTAGTGCTGGAGCATCATTTATGCCATCCCCAACCATTGCAACCTTCTTACCTTCAGCCTGAAGCTTTTTAACTTCATTAGCTTTATCCTGTGGAAGAACCTCAGCTAATATTCTATCTATACCAACCTGCTTTGCAATTGCTTCAGCAGTTCTCTTATTATCCCCAGTAATCATAGCAACTTCTATACCCATCTTATGGAGCTGTTCGATTGCTTTCTTGCTGTTTTCTTTAACAGTATCTGCAACAGCTACAATACCTGCCATCTTATTGTCTACAGCAATGTACATTGGTGTCTTACCTTCACCAGCTAGCCTATTTGAGGTTTCTTCAAGGTTCTCTAAAGATATATTGCTTTCTGTCATAAGCTTTCTATTTCCCGCTAAAATATCTTTGCCATCTATTTTAACTTCAATTCCATGACCAGGTATTGCCTTAAAGAAATCTATGTTCTTAAATTCTAATCCTTTTTCTTCTGCTCCTTTTACAATAGCTTCTCCAAGCGGATGCTCAGAACCCTTTTCTGCTGAAGCAGCTATTTGTAATAGTTCATCT includes these proteins:
- a CDS encoding heavy-metal-associated domain-containing protein yields the protein MEKKILIEGMSCGHCVNHVTEALKEICGVKSVNVDLAGKNAIVELAHEVDDEKIKAAIDDAGYEVVGIETL
- a CDS encoding cytochrome c biogenesis CcdA family protein, with protein sequence MSDISLILAFSAGLLSFLSPCVLPLVPAYISYLTGAAINDNKVAESKLYTFYKALGFVLGFSIVFIIMGASATTLTKVLIKNQSFFRKIGGALMVIFGFHITGIMKIKLFYYEKKFLHFNFFNKKISSIIMGMSFAAGWTPCVGPILSSILIYSSSLDTIYKGILLLCIYSLGLAVPFMLTAMAIDRFMIYKTKIIKYTPVISAISGLLLIIMGIMVFTNTVNILSTYLYFFNF
- a CDS encoding TlpA disulfide reductase family protein, with translation MKKYAFTLAIIILFGISVYTVISYNKNKTTGSNTSVSNSILSVKDSKNSINKKNQETITKEKAIDFKLKDLNGKNVSLSDFKGKKVLLNFWATWCPPCRAEMPDIEKLYQENKDSDLVILGINLGEDTQTVKSFIDKNKYNFNILLDSDQAVAIKYNIVSIPTSFFIDKEGNIVYKKVGAMSIEEMRDNVSLLNK
- a CDS encoding urease accessory protein UreH domain-containing protein: MSIKNEKIKVYEMTCTSCENRVEKAVKKLEGVFNAKASYSEQFVEVEYDNELCSTSKIKAAINNAGYSTQSSNDYKFMGILIIVAAIILLGLKTSGFDMEAKLTNASYAVLFVVGVLTSIHCVGMCGGIMLSQSLSKESNNKLEAIKPSLLYNLGRVISYTILGGIVGALGSVFSLSITAKAIMQILAGAFMIIMGFNMAGFSAFRKFSIKLPHSVCRVKNKSGSPLIVGLLNGLMPCGPLQTMQLFALGTGSAAKGALSMFVFSIGTVPLMLTFGALSGLLSKGYTKKILKFSGVLIIVLGLIMGNRGFALAGVNVNPLSALSKGSSSVLGGGTSANVAKATIKDGVQIINMTADNNGYTPNAFYVQKGIPVKWVIDGKQINSCNNAVVAQSLNIQKKLKSGENIIEFTPGDKDINFSCWMGMIRGVIKVVDKLDTVDTSKSDPSLPPASTGPSCCAGPVADGSSSGSGSGTTSQSSIYGNDISKVPTGTLVNIALKLGNNYNAKFKGTGYELQPLIVVTGNSTKTKLTFDLSAFDNAEGKYSIVDATTGEELSSFNGKKGINEVEFSPKKVGGYAIVKDNGALGIIEVVDNLKNADIEKIRNKYLNQQ